In a single window of the Pelodiscus sinensis isolate JC-2024 chromosome 18, ASM4963464v1, whole genome shotgun sequence genome:
- the TCF15 gene encoding transcription factor 15: MAFAMLRPVAAHVLYPDLSLLSEDEENRSESDASDQSYGCCEGLDSRRKAARKPGQVVMVKQRQAANARERDRTQSVNTAFTALRTLIPTEPMDRKLSKIETLRLASSYISHLANVLLLGEGCQDGQPCLRTLYGSQGELGTAQPRSICTFCLSNQRKGGSRRELGGNCLKARGGNPLRGPRR, encoded by the exons ATGGCCTTCGCCATGCTGCGCCCCGTGGCCGCCCACGTGCTGTACCCGGACCTCAGCCTGCTCTCGGAGGACGAGGAGAACCGCAGCGAGAGCGACGCCTCGGACCAGTCCTACGGCTGCTGCGAGGGCCTGGACAGCAGGCGGAAGGCGGCCAGGAAGCCGGGCCAGGTGGTGATGGTGAAGCAGCGGCAGGCGGCGAACGCCCGGGAGAGGGACCGGACGCAGAGCGTCAACACCGCCTTCACCGCCCTGCGGACCCTCATCCCCACCGAGCCCATGGACCGGAAGCTGTCCAAGATCGAGACCCTGCGCCTGGCCTCCAGCTACATCTCCCACCTGGCCAACGTGCTGCTGCTGGGCGAAGGCTGCCAGGACGGGCAGCCCTGCCTCCGCACCCTCTACGGCTCCCAGGGGGAGCTGGGCACCGCGCAGCCCCGCAGCATCTGCACCTTCTGCCTCAGCAACCAGCGCAAAGGG GGCAGCCGGCGGGAACTTGGGGGCAACTGCCTGAAGGCGCGAGGGGGGAACCCGCTGCGGGGGCCACGGAGATGA